From the Anguilla anguilla isolate fAngAng1 chromosome 8, fAngAng1.pri, whole genome shotgun sequence genome, one window contains:
- the mgat1b gene encoding alpha-1,3-mannosyl-glycoprotein 2-beta-N-acetylglucosaminyltransferase b isoform X2: protein MVRKKGVVILCGAFLFVAWNALLLLFLWGRPPIGRLGEVGGAEPGGREEWGAGRGGGADLAGEVIRLAEEVESELETQKHLLKQIQSHRSLWERRREVGKRAMAAAKEEEEEKKKGGEAKGRAEGSPPPPPALPPNQNQNSVENADQVISKNAKGSLAPPPFHRGGSDAVAEEPPANRNKPATLVTPPQAVIPILVIACDRVTVRRSLDKLIQYRPSPELHPIIVSQDCGHADTAKVIGSYGAQVTHLRQPDVSDIRVRPEHRKFQGYYKIARHYHWALNQVFTVLSYDTVVIVEDDLEVAPDFFEYFRALYPILRSDPTLWCVSAWNDNGRDGLVDVGQPGLLYRTDFFPGLGWMLLRDLWAELEPKWPAAFWDDWMRQPDQRRDRSCVRPEVSRTMTFGRKGVSLGQFFDQYLRYIRLNSEFVPFARLDLSYLLRDGYDRRFQSQVYGAPLVKVEELQQGGALKGDGPFRVQYSSRDSFKVLARNLGVMDDLKSGVPRAGYRGVVSFLSRGRRVYLAPPPGWSHYDTSWS, encoded by the exons ATGGTGCGGAAGAAAGGCGTGGTCATCCTGTGTGGAGCCTTCCTATTCGTCGCCTGGAACGCTctgctcctgctcttcctctgggGGCGGCCTCCCATTGGCCGGCTCGGGGAGGTGGGCGGCGCCGAGCCGGGTGGcagggaggagtggggggccggcagagggggcggggccgaccTGGCGGGGGAAGTCATCCGATTGGCCGAGGAAGTGGAGTCGGAGCTGGAGACCCAGAAGCACCTGCTGAAGCAGATCCAGAGTCACCGGTCGCTATGGGAACGGCGGAGGGAGGTGGGAAAGAGAGCGATGGCGGCggcgaaggaggaggaggaggagaagaagaagggcGGCGAGGCAAAGGGACGTGCTGAGGGGTCTCCTCCACCGCCCCCGGCCCTGCCCCcaaaccagaaccagaacagcGTGGAGAACGCGGACCAAGTTATCAGCAAAAACGCCAAAGGTTCGCTGGCCCCTCCTCCTTTCCATAGGGGGGGGTCGGACGCCGTCGCAGAGGAGCCGCCGGCGAACCGGAACAAGCCGGCCACCCTGGTGACCCCCCCGCAGGCGGTCATCCCCATCCTGGTCATCGCCTGCGACCGCGTGACCGTCAGGCGCAGCCTGGACAAGCTGATCCAGTACCGCCCGTCCCCCGAGCTCCACCCAATCATCGTGAGCCAGGACTGCGGCCACGCCGACACGGCCAAGGTGATTGGCTCCTACGGCGCTCAGGTGACCCACCTCAGGCAGCCCGATGTCTCAGACATCCGGGTGCGGCCCGAGCACAGGAAGTTCCAGGGCTACTACAAGATCGCCCGCCATTACCACTGGGCCCTGAACCAGGTGTTCACCGTGCTGTCCTACGACACCGTCGTCATCGTGGAGGACGACCTGGAG GTGGCGCCGGACTTTTTTGAGTACTTCCGGGCGCTGTACCCGATCCTGCGGTCGGACCCGACGCTGTGGTGCGTGTCTGCGTGGAACGACAACGGGCGGGACGGGCTGGTGGACGTGGGGCAGCCAGGCCTGCTGTACCGAACCGACTTCTTCCCCGGCCTGGGCTGGATGCTGCTGCGGGACCTGTGGGCGGAGCTGGAGCCCAAGTGGCCCGCGGCATTCTGGGACGACTGGATGCGGCAGCCGGACCAGCGGCGGGACCGCTCCTGCGTGCGGCCCGAGGTTTCCCGGACGATGACCTTCGGCCGCAAGGGCGTGAGCCTGGGCCAGTTTTTCGACCAGTACCTGCGCTACATCAGGCTCAACTCCGAATTCGTGCCTTTCGCCCGGCTGGACCTGTCCTACCTGCTCAGGGACGGGTACGACCGCAGGTTCCAGAGCCAGGTGTACGGCGCCCCCCTGGTGAAAGTGGAGGAACTGCAGCAGGGGGGCGCGCTGAAAGGGGATGGGCCCTTTCGGGTGCAGTATTCCAGCCGGGACAGTTTTAAGGTCCTGGCCCGTAACTTGGGGGTGATGGACGACCTGAAGTCGGGGGTCCCGCGGGCCGGCTATAGGGGCGTGGTCAGCTTCCTGTCCCGTGGACGAAGGGTCTACTTAgcgcccccccccggctggAGTCATTATGACACCAGCTGGAGTTGA
- the mgat1b gene encoding alpha-1,3-mannosyl-glycoprotein 2-beta-N-acetylglucosaminyltransferase b isoform X1: MKKVLSSLRSLLWCHWAMVRKKGVVILCGAFLFVAWNALLLLFLWGRPPIGRLGEVGGAEPGGREEWGAGRGGGADLAGEVIRLAEEVESELETQKHLLKQIQSHRSLWERRREVGKRAMAAAKEEEEEKKKGGEAKGRAEGSPPPPPALPPNQNQNSVENADQVISKNAKGSLAPPPFHRGGSDAVAEEPPANRNKPATLVTPPQAVIPILVIACDRVTVRRSLDKLIQYRPSPELHPIIVSQDCGHADTAKVIGSYGAQVTHLRQPDVSDIRVRPEHRKFQGYYKIARHYHWALNQVFTVLSYDTVVIVEDDLEVAPDFFEYFRALYPILRSDPTLWCVSAWNDNGRDGLVDVGQPGLLYRTDFFPGLGWMLLRDLWAELEPKWPAAFWDDWMRQPDQRRDRSCVRPEVSRTMTFGRKGVSLGQFFDQYLRYIRLNSEFVPFARLDLSYLLRDGYDRRFQSQVYGAPLVKVEELQQGGALKGDGPFRVQYSSRDSFKVLARNLGVMDDLKSGVPRAGYRGVVSFLSRGRRVYLAPPPGWSHYDTSWS, encoded by the exons ATGAAGAAAG TCCTGTCCTCGCTGCGCTCTCTCCTGTGGTGTCACTGGGCCATGGTGCGGAAGAAAGGCGTGGTCATCCTGTGTGGAGCCTTCCTATTCGTCGCCTGGAACGCTctgctcctgctcttcctctgggGGCGGCCTCCCATTGGCCGGCTCGGGGAGGTGGGCGGCGCCGAGCCGGGTGGcagggaggagtggggggccggcagagggggcggggccgaccTGGCGGGGGAAGTCATCCGATTGGCCGAGGAAGTGGAGTCGGAGCTGGAGACCCAGAAGCACCTGCTGAAGCAGATCCAGAGTCACCGGTCGCTATGGGAACGGCGGAGGGAGGTGGGAAAGAGAGCGATGGCGGCggcgaaggaggaggaggaggagaagaagaagggcGGCGAGGCAAAGGGACGTGCTGAGGGGTCTCCTCCACCGCCCCCGGCCCTGCCCCcaaaccagaaccagaacagcGTGGAGAACGCGGACCAAGTTATCAGCAAAAACGCCAAAGGTTCGCTGGCCCCTCCTCCTTTCCATAGGGGGGGGTCGGACGCCGTCGCAGAGGAGCCGCCGGCGAACCGGAACAAGCCGGCCACCCTGGTGACCCCCCCGCAGGCGGTCATCCCCATCCTGGTCATCGCCTGCGACCGCGTGACCGTCAGGCGCAGCCTGGACAAGCTGATCCAGTACCGCCCGTCCCCCGAGCTCCACCCAATCATCGTGAGCCAGGACTGCGGCCACGCCGACACGGCCAAGGTGATTGGCTCCTACGGCGCTCAGGTGACCCACCTCAGGCAGCCCGATGTCTCAGACATCCGGGTGCGGCCCGAGCACAGGAAGTTCCAGGGCTACTACAAGATCGCCCGCCATTACCACTGGGCCCTGAACCAGGTGTTCACCGTGCTGTCCTACGACACCGTCGTCATCGTGGAGGACGACCTGGAG GTGGCGCCGGACTTTTTTGAGTACTTCCGGGCGCTGTACCCGATCCTGCGGTCGGACCCGACGCTGTGGTGCGTGTCTGCGTGGAACGACAACGGGCGGGACGGGCTGGTGGACGTGGGGCAGCCAGGCCTGCTGTACCGAACCGACTTCTTCCCCGGCCTGGGCTGGATGCTGCTGCGGGACCTGTGGGCGGAGCTGGAGCCCAAGTGGCCCGCGGCATTCTGGGACGACTGGATGCGGCAGCCGGACCAGCGGCGGGACCGCTCCTGCGTGCGGCCCGAGGTTTCCCGGACGATGACCTTCGGCCGCAAGGGCGTGAGCCTGGGCCAGTTTTTCGACCAGTACCTGCGCTACATCAGGCTCAACTCCGAATTCGTGCCTTTCGCCCGGCTGGACCTGTCCTACCTGCTCAGGGACGGGTACGACCGCAGGTTCCAGAGCCAGGTGTACGGCGCCCCCCTGGTGAAAGTGGAGGAACTGCAGCAGGGGGGCGCGCTGAAAGGGGATGGGCCCTTTCGGGTGCAGTATTCCAGCCGGGACAGTTTTAAGGTCCTGGCCCGTAACTTGGGGGTGATGGACGACCTGAAGTCGGGGGTCCCGCGGGCCGGCTATAGGGGCGTGGTCAGCTTCCTGTCCCGTGGACGAAGGGTCTACTTAgcgcccccccccggctggAGTCATTATGACACCAGCTGGAGTTGA
- the vars2 gene encoding valine--tRNA ligase, mitochondrial — protein MWRHAAHLSARARGGGIGRARRRVWEYKHCAVNLWAFPPYSSSPLSSSHSPSPRSQQRDQRQREKEKSIFSSEHTSTEDEGIQWREKERIVYSAPTLPGEKKDTSVPLPSSYSPQFVESSWYQWWEKEGLFTPEYQSRLPHAVNRSFTLCIPPPNVTGTLHLGHALTVAIQDALVRWRRMQGHRVLWVPGCDHAGIATQAVVERKLLKDHGRCRQDYSREEFLQEVWNWKNEKGDEIYHQLKMLGASLDWSRACFTMDPGFSRAVSEAFVRLCDSGLIYRSEALVNWSCALESAISDIEVDTVELSGRTLRSVPGYQNKVEFGNMVTFAYPIEGQEGEVSVSTTRPETMLGDVAIAVHPDDPRYQSLHHKQCRHPFIDRLLPILPDPLVNMELGTGAVKVTPAHDHTDFLLSQRHSLPRITVIGGDGKMTALCGQWLEGVKRFDARERVMSALMEKEMFRGKTDHPMSLPVCSRSGDVIEPLLKRQWFVRCEEMAKRAMQAVDDGELEITPHFYKKTWRNWLCNISDWCISRQLWWGHQIPAYRVSLPEEAEAGEERWVWGRDEAEARQRAAVRFRVDPDAVILTRDPDVLDTWFSSALFPFAMLGWPQQTSDLQQFYPNTLLETGSDLIFFWVARMVMLGTELTGQLPFKQVLLHSLVRDKHGRKMSKSLGNVIDPLDVISGVSLQRLLEKVKEGNLDPRETSVAMEAQRRDFPKGIPECGTDALRFALCSYKLQGEDVSLSVSQVLSCRHFCNKMWQTLRFTQAALGSSDRPLSPLAETAPLSSVERWLCSRLRDTVLQCEGGFQRYDLQAVTSALHSFWLHCLCDVYLECIKPVLGQQDGAPDSWGEAERESIRAVLFHCVSISLALFSPFMPYLTEELWQRLQAHRPDVPAASAASAAPAASAASLCVQPYPQSSQLDHWHFPQEEADFPLIQEVVRVTRSLRAQCRLTKARPDLWVVCSPSQAQTLLRFSSTVRTLGRVSTLHLHCAPEPGHAPAADSSPAADSAPPPPVGCVVGVVDHTCQLHLDVQGSVDVDAQSAQLSERREKVLAQLEQCVSRTRGPHYTEKVPERVRQETERKISALEQELTNIQDQLLALQSLRKQDS, from the exons ATGTGGAGACACGCAGCTCACCTGTCCGCGAGGGCCCGAGGGGGAGGGATTGGACGAGCGCGGCGGCGAGTTTGGGAGTACAAGCACTGTGCTGTCAACTTATGGGCTTTCCCTCCCTACTCTTCCTCACCGTTGTCTTCTTCACATTCTCCCTCACCTCGGAGCCAACAGAGAGACCAGCgccagagagagaaggagaagtcCATTTTCAGCAGCGAGCACACT agtACAGAAGATGAAGGGATACAgtggagggaaaaagagaggatAGTTTACTCCGCCCCAACCTTGCCCGGGGAGAAGAAAG ACACCTCCGTCCCTTTGCCCTCCTCCTACAGCCCCCAGTTTGTGGAGTCCAGCTGGTACCAGTGGTGGGAAAAGGAGGGACTGTTCACACCTGAGTACCAG AGCAGACTACCTCATGCAGTGAATCGGTCCTTCACACTGTGTATCCCTCCGCCTAACGTGACCGGAACTctgcacctgggccacgccctCACGGTTGCAATACAAGATGCCTTAGTCCGCTG GCGGAGGATGCAGGGGCACAGAGTGCTGTGGGTGCCAGGGTGCGATCATGCCGGCATCGCTACGCAG GCAGTGGTGGAGAGGAAGCTCCTGAAGGATCATGGGAGATGTAGGCAGGACTACAGCAGGGAAGAATTTCTGCAGGAGGTGTGGAACTGGAAGAACGA gaAAGGAGATGAGATTTATCACCAGCTGAAGATGCTGGGAGCCTCACTGGACTGGAGCAGGGCCTGCTTCACCATGgacccg gGTTTCAGCCGGGCTGTTTCGGAGGCGTTTGTGAGGCTGTGTGATTCCGGGCTGATCTATCGCTCCGAGGCGCTGGTCAACTGGAGCTGCGCGCTGGAGTCGGCCATCTCGGACATCGAG GTGGACACAGTGGAGCTCTCCGGACGAACTCTCCGGTCTGTTCCGGGGTACCAGAACAAAGTGGAATTTGGGAATATGGTCACCTTCGCCTACCCCATAGAGGGACAGG aaGGGGAGGTGTCAGTCTCTACCACACGGCCTGAGACCATGTTGGGGGACGTGGCCATTGCTGTGCACCCCGATGACCCCAGATACCAG TCTCTCCATCATAAGCAGTGCAGACACCCCTTCATAGACAGACTGCTGCCCATCCTGCCCGACCCCCTGGTCAACATGGAGCTCGGGACAG gagCTGTGAAGGTGACCCCGGCCCATGACCACACTGACTTCCTGCTGTCCCAGAGACACTCCCTCCCCCGCAtcactgtgattggtggagacgGGAAAATGACTGCCCTCTGCGGCCAGTGGCTGGAG ggcgtGAAGCGGTTTGATGCCAGGGAACGAGTGATGAGCGCTCTGATGGAGAAGGAGATGTTCAGAGGAAAGACGGATCACCCCATGTCACTGCCAGTCTGCAG tcgtTCTGGAGATGTGATTGAGCCCCTGCTGAAGAGGCAGTGGTTTGTGCGCTGTGAAGAAATGGCTAAACGAgctatgcag gcagtgGATGATGGGGAGCTGGAGATCACGCCTCACTTCTACAAGAAGACCTGGAGGAACTGGCTGTGCAACATCAG CGATTGGTGCATTTCCAGACAGCTGTGGTGGGGTCATCAGATTCCGGCCTATCGGGTGTCTCTCCCGGAGGAGGCTGAGGCAGGAGAG gagcgctgggtgtgggggagggacgAGGCGGAGGCCAggcagagggctgctgtgaggTTTCGGGTGGATCCAGATGCAGTTATTCTGACTCGGG atccTGACGTGTTGGATACCTGGTTCTCCTCAGCTCTCTTCCCATTCGCCATGCTCGGCTGGCCACAGCAG acctctgacctgcagcagttcTATCCTAACACCCTCctggagacaggaagtgacctcattTTCTTCTGGGTGGCCAGGATGGTGATGCTGGGTACGGAACTGACCGGTCAGCTGCCCTTCAAGCAG gtgCTCCTGCACTCTCTGGTCAGAGACAAACATGGGCGGAAGATGAGCAAATCCCTGGGGAACGTCATCGACCCGCTGGACGTCATTTCAGGCGTCTCCCTGCAG aggcttcTGGAGAAGGTGAAGGAGGGGAACTTGGACCCCAGAGAAACCAGCGTTGCCATGGAAGCCCAG AGGAGAGACTTCCCCAAAGGAATCCCTGAGTGTGGAACTGATGCCCTGCGATTCGCTCTCTGCTCTTACAAGCTccagg GGGAGGACGTCAGTCTGTCCGTGTCGCAGGTGCTGAGCTGCAGGCACTTCTGTAATAAGATGTGGCAGACTCTGCGCTTCACCCAGGCGGCCCTGGGTTCGAGCGACCGCCCCCTCAGCCCCCTGGCCGAG ACGGCCCCTCTCAGCAGTGTGGAGCGCTGGCTGTGCTCTCGGCTCAGGGacacagtgctgcagtgtgagggggGGTTCCAGCGCTATGACCTGCAGGCCGTCACCTCCGCCCTGCACTCCTTCTGGCTGCACTGCCTCTGCGACGTCTACCTG GAATGCATTAAGCCGGTGTTGGGGCAGCAGGACGGGGCCCCAGACAGCTGGGgcgaggcggagagagagagcattcgGGCTGTGCTCTTCCACTGCGTGTCTATCTCGCTCGCCCTCTTCTCCCCCTTCATGCCTTACCTCACTGAGGAGCTGTGGCAGCGGCTGCAGGCTCACCGCCCGGACGTCCCGGCTGCGTCGGCTGCATcggctgctccagctgcttcGGCTGCCAGCCTGTGCGTTCAGCCCTACCCACAGTCCAGCCAGCTg GACCACTGGCACTTCCCCCAGGAGGAGGCCGACTTCCCCTTGATACAGGAAGTTGTCAGGGTCACGAGGTCACTGCGGGCCCAGTGTCGCCTGACAAAAGCCAGACCGGACT TGTGGGTGGTGTGCTCGCCCAGTCAGGCCCAGACCCTCCTGCGCTTCAGCTCCACCGTTCGAACCCTGGGCCGGGTCTCCACCCTTCACCTCCACTGCGCCCCCGagccaggccacgcccccgcgGCTGACTCCTCCCCCGcggctgactccgcccccccgccgcctgTCGGATGCGTGGTGGGCGTGGTCGACCACACCTGTCAGCTACACCTGGATGTACAG gGCAGTGTGGATGTGGATGCACAGAGTGCCCAGCTGTCTGAGCGCAGAGAGAAGGTTCTGGCCCAGCTGGAGCAGTGCGTCTCTCGAACCAGAGGCCCTCACTACACAGAGAAGGTGCCGGAGCGTGTCAGAcaggagacggagagaaag ATCTCTGCCTTAGAACAAGAGCTGACTAACATCCAGGACCAACTGCTGGCATTACAGAGCTTAAGAAAACAGGACAGCtga
- the ddx39b gene encoding DEAD (Asp-Glu-Ala-Asp) box polypeptide 39B, translating to MTENDVENELLDYEEDEVDGGGGVGDGLGAVSSDALTHRKEGLKGSYVSIHSSGFRDFLLKPELLRAIVDCGFEHPSEVQHECIPQAILGMDVLCQAKSGMGKTAVFVLATLQQLEPVTGQVSVLVMCHTRELAFQISKEYERFSKYMPAVKVGVFFGGLSIKKDEEVLKRESPHVVVGTPGRILALSRNKTLNLRHIKHFILDECDKMLEQLDMRRDVQEIFRMTPHEKQVMMFSATLSREIRPVCRKFMQDPMEIFVDDETKLTLHGLQQYYVKLKDNEKNRKLFDLLDVLEFNQVVIFVKSVQRCVALAQLLVEQNFPAIAIHRGMPQEERLARYQQFKDFQRRILVATNLFGRGMDIERVNIAFNYDMPEDSDTYLHRVARAGRFGTKGLAITFVSDEGDARTLNDVQDRFEVNISELPEEIDISSYIEQSR from the exons ATGACGGAGAACGACGTTGAGAACGAGCTCCTGGACTACGAGGAGGACGAGGTTgacgggggaggaggagtgggtgACGGGCTGGGGGCCGTGAGCAGCGACGCCCTGACGCACAGGAAGGAAGGGCTCAAAGGCTCGTACGTGTCCATCCACTCGTCCGGGTTCCGGGACTTCCTGCTGAAGCCCGAGCTCCTGAGGGCCATCGTGGACTGCGGGTTCGAGCATCCGTccgagg TTCAGCACGAGTGCATCCCCCAGGCCATCCTGGGCATGGACGTGCTCTGCCAGGCCAAGTCGGGTATGGGCAAGACGGCCGTGTTCGTGCTGGCcaccctgcagcagctggagccCGTCACCGGCCAg GTGTCAGTGCTGGTCATGTGCCACACCCGAGAGCTGGCCTTTCAGATCAGCAAGGAGTACGAGAGGTTCTCCAAGTACATGCCAGCCGTCAAG gTGGGCGTGTTCTTCGGGGGCCTGTCCATTAAGAAGGACGAGGAGGTGTTGAAGAGGGAGAGTCCGCACGTGGTGGTGGGGACGCCCGGGCGCATCCTGGCCCTGTCCCGAAACAAGACCCTCAACCTGCGCCACATCAAGCACTTCATCCTGGACGAGTGCGACAAGATGCTGGAGCAGCTCG aCATGCGCCGGGACGTGCAGGAGATCTTCCGCATGACGCCACACGAGAAGCAGGTCATGATGTTCAGCGCCACCCTGAGCCGAGAGATCCGGCCCGTCTGCCGAAAGTTCATGCAAGAt CCAATGGAAATCTTTGTGGACGATGAGACGAAACTGACTCTGCATGGCCTGCAGCAGTACTATGTCAAGCTCAAGGACAACGAGAAGAACAGGAAGCTCTTTGATCTGCTGGACGTGCTGGAGTTCAACCAG gTGGTGATCTTCGTGAAGTCGGTGCAGCGCTGTGTTGCTCTGGCCCAGCTGCTGGTGGAGCAGAACTTTCCTGCCATCGCTATCCACAGAGGCATGCCTCAggaggagag gctggccCGCTATCAGCAGTTTAAGGACTTCCAGAGGCGGATTCTGGTGGCCACCAACCTGTTCGGGCGGGGCATGGACATCGAGAGAGTGAACATCGCCTTCAACTACGACATGCCGGAAGACTCCGACACCTACTTACACAGG gtagcTCGAGCGGGCAGGTTCGGTACGAAGGGTCTCGCCATCACCTTTGTGTCGGACGAGGGTGACGCTCGCACGCTCAACGACGTTCAGGATCGATTTGAGGTCAACATCAGCGAGCTGCCGGAGGAGATCGACATCTCATCCTACA TTGAACAGTCCCGATAA